One part of the Paraburkholderia flagellata genome encodes these proteins:
- the htpX gene encoding zinc metalloprotease HtpX codes for MFNWVKTAMLMAAITALFIVIGGLIGGHRGMVLALFFALAMNFFSYWYSDKMVLRMYNAQEVDETTAPQFYRMVRDLATRAGLPMPRVYLINEDAPNAFATGRNPEHAAVAATTGILRVLSEREMRGVMAHELAHVKHRDILISTISATMAGAISALANFAMIFGGRDENGRPANPIASIAVALLAPIAGALIQMAISRAREFEADRGGAEISGDPQALASALDKIHRYAQGIPFPAAEQHPATAQMMIMNPLSGGGLQNLFSTHPSTEERIRRLMEMAAGGRR; via the coding sequence ATGTTCAACTGGGTCAAAACCGCGATGTTGATGGCCGCGATTACGGCCCTTTTCATCGTGATCGGCGGGCTGATCGGCGGGCATCGCGGGATGGTGCTGGCGCTGTTCTTCGCGCTTGCCATGAACTTCTTCTCGTACTGGTATTCGGACAAGATGGTCCTGCGCATGTACAACGCGCAGGAAGTCGACGAGACGACGGCGCCGCAGTTCTATCGCATGGTCCGCGATCTGGCCACGCGCGCGGGCTTGCCGATGCCGCGCGTCTACCTCATCAACGAGGACGCGCCCAACGCCTTCGCCACGGGGCGCAACCCTGAGCACGCGGCGGTCGCGGCGACCACGGGCATTCTGCGCGTGCTCTCCGAACGCGAGATGCGCGGCGTCATGGCGCACGAGCTGGCGCACGTGAAGCACCGCGACATTCTCATCTCGACGATCTCGGCCACCATGGCCGGCGCGATCTCGGCGCTCGCCAACTTTGCGATGATCTTCGGCGGCCGCGACGAAAACGGCCGCCCGGCGAATCCCATCGCGAGCATTGCCGTGGCGCTGCTCGCGCCGATCGCGGGCGCGCTGATCCAGATGGCGATTTCGCGTGCGCGCGAATTCGAAGCGGACCGCGGCGGTGCTGAGATTTCGGGCGATCCGCAGGCGCTCGCCTCGGCGCTCGACAAGATCCATCGCTATGCGCAGGGCATCCCGTTCCCGGCGGCCGAACAGCATCCGGCCACGGCGCAGATGATGATCATGAATCCGCTTTCCGGCGGCGGCTTGCAGAATCTCTTTAGCACGCACCCGTCCACGGAAGAGCGCATCCGCCGGTTGATGGAGATGGCCGCGGGCGGCAGACGCTAA
- the esaR gene encoding response regulator transcription factor EsaR encodes MATILVVDDEMGIRELLSEILSDEGHVVELAEDAQQARDFRQRSVPDLVLLDIWMPDTDGVTLLKEWAAQGHLTMPVIMMSGHATIDTAVEATKIGALNFLEKPIALQKLLKAVEQGLARGTAAPVAPATSAVAGKSAAGGPAVVASAAALPVLGVDGVHGMQAGATATQTASISFDIPLRDARDAFERAYFEYHLARENGSMTRVAEKTGLERTHLYRKLKQLGVDLGKSKGE; translated from the coding sequence ATGGCAACCATCCTGGTGGTAGATGATGAAATGGGCATCCGGGAATTGCTCTCGGAGATCCTCAGCGACGAAGGACACGTCGTGGAGCTCGCGGAAGATGCGCAGCAGGCGCGCGACTTCCGGCAGCGCAGCGTGCCGGACCTCGTGCTGCTCGATATCTGGATGCCGGACACCGACGGCGTGACGCTGCTCAAGGAATGGGCCGCGCAGGGCCATCTCACGATGCCGGTCATCATGATGTCGGGGCACGCGACTATCGACACCGCCGTCGAGGCGACGAAGATCGGCGCGCTCAACTTCCTCGAAAAGCCGATCGCGCTGCAAAAGCTGTTGAAGGCGGTCGAGCAGGGGCTTGCGCGCGGCACGGCGGCGCCGGTCGCGCCGGCTACATCGGCGGTGGCGGGGAAATCGGCGGCGGGCGGACCCGCGGTCGTGGCTTCGGCGGCGGCATTGCCGGTGCTGGGCGTCGACGGCGTGCATGGCATGCAGGCGGGCGCGACGGCCACACAAACGGCTTCGATCTCGTTCGACATTCCGCTGCGCGACGCGCGCGACGCGTTCGAGCGCGCTTACTTCGAGTACCACCTCGCGCGCGAGAACGGCAGCATGACGCGCGTGGCCGAAAAAACGGGGCTCGAGCGCACGCACCTGTATCGCAAGCTCAAGCAACTCGGCGTGGACCTCGGCAAGAGCAAGGGCGAGTGA
- the def gene encoding peptide deformylase, protein MALLNILHYPDKRLHKVAKPVEVVNDRIRKLVADMAETMYAAPGVGLAATQVDVHERVVVIDVSDAHEELRVFINPEIIWSSAEREVHEEGCLSVPGIYDEVERAEKVRVRAMNEKGETYEVDCEGLLAVCIQHEMDHLMGKVFVEYLSSLKQTRIRNKMKKLERAM, encoded by the coding sequence ATGGCTCTACTGAACATTCTTCATTACCCGGACAAGCGTCTGCACAAGGTCGCGAAGCCGGTCGAGGTGGTCAACGACCGCATCCGCAAGCTGGTCGCCGACATGGCCGAAACGATGTACGCCGCGCCGGGCGTCGGCCTCGCGGCCACCCAGGTCGACGTGCATGAGCGCGTCGTGGTGATTGACGTTTCCGACGCGCACGAGGAGCTGCGCGTGTTCATCAACCCGGAAATCATCTGGTCGAGCGCCGAGCGTGAAGTGCATGAGGAAGGCTGTCTTTCCGTGCCGGGCATCTACGACGAAGTCGAGCGTGCGGAAAAGGTGCGCGTGCGTGCGATGAACGAAAAGGGCGAGACCTACGAGGTGGACTGCGAAGGGCTGCTCGCGGTCTGCATCCAGCACGAAATGGATCACCTGATGGGCAAGGTGTTCGTCGAATACCTGTCATCGCTCAAGCAAACGCGCATCCGCAACAAGATGAAGAAGCTCGAGCGCGCGATGTAA
- a CDS encoding LysE family translocator produces MFGITHFGFFLVAVFLLNVTPGPDTAYIVGRSVAQGRGAGLVSALGISAGCCVHTLACAFGLTALLAASATAFTVIKIVGAIYLVYLGVRLVLTKHEVKPAEGAEQVTPPAAAPRPLRQLFVSGFCTNVLNPKVVLFFVSFFPQFVSAGTEHKALAFLTLGAAFVLMSTVWNGFVAWVAGSVTQRLSGKAGVKKWLDRTVGSAFVGLGLKLATATR; encoded by the coding sequence ATGTTCGGCATCACCCATTTCGGTTTCTTCCTCGTCGCCGTGTTTCTCCTGAACGTGACGCCGGGGCCCGATACGGCCTATATCGTCGGCCGCAGCGTCGCGCAGGGCCGCGGCGCGGGCCTTGTCTCCGCACTGGGTATCTCGGCGGGCTGCTGCGTGCATACGCTCGCCTGTGCGTTCGGGTTGACGGCGCTGCTTGCGGCATCGGCCACGGCGTTCACGGTCATCAAGATCGTCGGCGCGATCTATCTCGTGTATCTGGGCGTGCGGCTCGTCCTCACGAAACACGAGGTCAAGCCGGCCGAAGGCGCCGAGCAAGTCACGCCGCCTGCCGCTGCGCCGCGGCCGCTGCGCCAGCTCTTCGTTTCGGGCTTCTGCACCAACGTGCTCAACCCGAAGGTCGTGCTGTTCTTCGTCTCGTTCTTCCCGCAGTTCGTGAGCGCGGGAACCGAGCACAAAGCGCTCGCTTTCCTGACGCTCGGTGCCGCGTTCGTGCTGATGAGCACGGTCTGGAACGGCTTCGTCGCGTGGGTGGCGGGCAGCGTCACGCAGCGCCTTTCGGGCAAGGCGGGCGTGAAGAAGTGGCTCGACCGCACGGTCGGCTCGGCGTTTGTCGGCCTGGGCCTGAAGCTCGCCACGGCCACACGCTGA
- the queC gene encoding 7-cyano-7-deazaguanine synthase QueC translates to MTRTEAKGALVLFSGGQDSATCLAWALDRYESVETLGFDYGQRHRVELECREGFRAAIASTFPEWGARLGDDHMIDLSVLGSISDTAMTREIEIETAASGLPNTFVPGRNLMFMQIAAAIAYRRGLKVLVGGMCETDFSGYPDCRDDTMKALQVTLNLGMDTRFVLETPLMWLDKADTWRLAEKLGGEALVDMVRVETHTCYLGERAELHAWGFGCGECPACKLRKRGYEAYLAGENVTEAPA, encoded by the coding sequence GTGACTCGAACAGAAGCCAAGGGCGCGCTAGTACTGTTTTCCGGCGGCCAGGATTCGGCCACGTGCCTCGCGTGGGCGCTCGACCGCTATGAGAGCGTCGAGACGCTCGGCTTCGATTACGGCCAGCGTCATCGCGTCGAACTGGAGTGCCGCGAAGGCTTTCGCGCGGCGATCGCCAGTACGTTCCCCGAGTGGGGCGCACGCCTCGGCGACGATCACATGATCGATCTCTCGGTGCTCGGCTCGATTAGCGACACCGCCATGACGCGCGAGATCGAGATCGAAACGGCGGCGAGCGGCTTGCCGAACACCTTTGTGCCGGGCCGCAACCTGATGTTCATGCAGATCGCCGCGGCGATCGCTTATCGTCGCGGGCTCAAGGTGCTCGTGGGCGGGATGTGCGAAACCGACTTCTCGGGCTACCCCGACTGCCGCGACGACACCATGAAGGCGCTGCAGGTGACGCTCAATCTCGGCATGGACACGCGCTTCGTGCTGGAGACGCCGCTCATGTGGCTCGACAAGGCCGACACATGGCGGCTCGCCGAAAAGCTGGGCGGCGAAGCGCTGGTGGACATGGTGCGCGTGGAAACGCACACCTGCTACCTGGGCGAGCGCGCCGAGCTTCACGCATGGGGCTTCGGCTGCGGCGAGTGCCCGGCGTGCAAGTTGCGCAAGCGCGGGTATGAAGCGTATCTCGCTGGCGAGAACGTGACGGAAGCGCCGGCCTGA
- a CDS encoding sensor histidine kinase — translation MLNKVRRATSFSSVVVKLLVSTVAFTATLLLVLLAAASANTEFFDRYYGWLYAANIVVALIFLSVVTALMIVIVVRLRRGKFGTRLLAKLAFFFALVGVVPGGIIYIVSYQFVSRSIESWFDVNVETALTAGLNLGRGMLDASLSDLQTKGRLMAEQIASGDAAGTTLTLLRARDQFGVQDAMIVEPVRSMSGAAPEMHVVAQASSNFSSLMPADMPTSLMLDQARGRGYAAIEGEVDGDPHQLGSKGALRLRVLTRIPDANTTDLQPVERFLQLEQPVPAALARNADAVQRAYREYQEKALGRTGLRKMYIGTLTLALFLATFVAMMLALALGNQLARPLFLLAQGTKEVTEGDYTPKREIKSRDELGFLTQSFNAMTRQLSEARQAVEKNRIALEHSKAYLESILANLTAGVFVFDRQFRLTTANPGAERIFRQPFQTQLGVALDHIGALTEFGAMVRKAFADQEASRGDGDHERGHWQQQFSVPMPGETDPLTLLVRGARLVSDTGRDAGDMQTSGYVVVFDDISDVISAQRSVAWGEVARRLAHEIKNPLTPIQLSAERLQMKLSDKLAPTDAEVLKRGATTIVNQVAAMKQMVDNFRDYARTPPAVLANLQLNELVSEVLTLYGVGEGKSAIKVELSDLPVIRGDATQLRQVIHNLLQNAQDAVADTQNPHVTLETRAVEYGDPDAQGRTHVAVRLTVSDNGPGFPARILTRAFEPYVTTKAKGTGLGLAMVKKIVDEHGARIDIRNRMRAGDVIEGAQISILFLQLADDAATPGPGRSGEGHARAEAERGSKATVQTRAA, via the coding sequence GTGCTAAATAAAGTGCGCCGCGCCACCAGCTTCAGCAGCGTCGTCGTCAAGCTGCTCGTTTCCACCGTCGCGTTCACCGCGACGCTGCTGCTCGTCCTGCTCGCCGCGGCGAGCGCGAACACTGAGTTCTTCGACCGCTACTACGGCTGGCTCTACGCGGCCAATATCGTCGTCGCGCTGATCTTCCTGTCGGTGGTCACGGCGCTGATGATCGTGATCGTCGTGCGCCTGAGACGCGGCAAGTTCGGCACGCGGCTGCTCGCGAAGCTCGCGTTCTTCTTCGCGCTCGTGGGCGTGGTGCCGGGCGGCATCATCTATATCGTTTCTTATCAGTTCGTCTCGCGCTCGATCGAGTCCTGGTTCGACGTGAACGTGGAAACCGCGCTCACGGCAGGCCTGAATCTCGGGCGCGGCATGCTCGACGCATCACTGTCCGATCTGCAAACCAAGGGCCGTCTCATGGCCGAGCAGATCGCGAGCGGCGACGCCGCGGGCACGACGCTCACGCTCCTGCGCGCGCGCGACCAGTTCGGCGTGCAGGACGCGATGATCGTCGAGCCGGTGCGCAGCATGTCGGGCGCGGCGCCGGAAATGCACGTGGTGGCGCAGGCGTCGAGCAACTTCTCGTCGCTCATGCCCGCCGATATGCCTACGTCGCTCATGCTCGATCAGGCGCGCGGGCGCGGCTATGCGGCGATCGAAGGCGAAGTGGACGGCGATCCGCATCAGCTTGGTTCGAAGGGCGCGCTGCGATTGCGCGTGCTCACGCGCATTCCCGACGCGAATACGACGGATCTGCAGCCGGTCGAGCGTTTCCTGCAACTGGAGCAGCCGGTGCCGGCCGCGCTCGCGCGTAACGCCGACGCCGTGCAGCGCGCATATCGCGAATATCAGGAGAAGGCGCTTGGCCGCACGGGCCTTCGCAAGATGTATATCGGCACGCTCACGCTCGCGCTCTTTCTCGCCACCTTCGTCGCGATGATGCTGGCGCTCGCGCTCGGCAACCAGCTTGCAAGACCGCTCTTCCTGCTCGCGCAGGGCACGAAGGAAGTGACCGAGGGCGACTACACGCCCAAGCGCGAGATCAAGTCGCGCGACGAGCTGGGCTTCCTCACCCAGTCGTTCAACGCGATGACACGCCAGCTTTCCGAAGCGCGCCAGGCGGTGGAGAAGAACCGCATCGCGCTCGAGCATTCGAAAGCGTATCTCGAGAGCATCCTCGCGAACCTGACGGCGGGCGTGTTCGTGTTCGACCGGCAATTCCGCCTCACGACGGCGAACCCCGGCGCGGAGCGCATCTTCCGGCAGCCGTTCCAGACGCAGCTCGGGGTCGCGCTCGATCATATCGGTGCGCTCACGGAGTTCGGCGCCATGGTGCGCAAGGCCTTCGCCGATCAGGAAGCCTCACGCGGCGATGGCGATCACGAACGCGGCCATTGGCAGCAGCAGTTTTCCGTGCCAATGCCGGGCGAGACCGATCCGCTCACGCTGCTCGTGCGCGGCGCGCGCCTCGTATCCGATACGGGCCGCGACGCGGGCGACATGCAGACCTCGGGCTACGTCGTGGTGTTCGACGACATCTCCGACGTGATTTCGGCGCAGCGCTCGGTGGCGTGGGGCGAAGTCGCGCGGCGTCTTGCGCACGAGATCAAGAATCCGCTCACGCCGATTCAGCTCTCGGCCGAACGCCTGCAGATGAAGCTCTCCGACAAGCTCGCGCCAACGGACGCCGAAGTGCTCAAGCGCGGCGCGACCACCATCGTCAATCAGGTCGCGGCGATGAAGCAGATGGTCGACAACTTCCGCGACTACGCGCGCACGCCGCCTGCGGTGCTCGCGAACCTGCAGCTCAATGAACTCGTGAGCGAAGTGCTCACGCTCTATGGTGTGGGAGAGGGCAAGAGCGCGATCAAGGTCGAGCTCTCCGACTTGCCGGTCATACGGGGCGATGCCACGCAATTGCGCCAGGTGATCCACAACCTGCTGCAAAACGCGCAGGACGCGGTGGCCGACACGCAGAATCCTCACGTGACGCTCGAGACCCGCGCCGTAGAATACGGAGACCCCGACGCGCAAGGCCGTACGCACGTGGCGGTGCGTCTCACGGTTTCGGACAACGGTCCGGGTTTCCCGGCGCGCATTCTCACGCGTGCGTTCGAACCCTATGTGACGACCAAGGCCAAAGGAACAGGACTCGGGCTCGCGATGGTCAAGAAGATCGTCGACGAGCACGGCGCGCGCATCGACATCCGCAATCGAATGAGAGCGGGCGATGTGATCGAAGGCGCGCAGATCTCGATTCTCTTTCTCCAGCTGGCAGACGATGCCGCCACGCCAGGACCCGGTCGATCCGGGGAAGGGCATGCGCGTGCCGAAGCGGAGCGGGGATCAAAAGCAACAGTGCAGACAAGGGCAGCGTAA
- the fmt gene encoding methionyl-tRNA formyltransferase encodes MSHTLRVIFAGTPEFAAAALAAIHEAGFAVPLVLTQPDRPAGRGMKLQASPVKRYAQEHGIAVAQPPSLRRTGKYPEEAAAALDLLRATPHDVMVVAAYGLLLPQEVLDIPPHGCINIHGSILPRWRGAAPIHRAIEAGDDETGITLMQMDAGLDTGPMISEVRTPIAPGDTTATLHDRLAQLGAKLIVDGLVALERDGALPATPQPAEGATYAEKIGKQEAALDWRRPAMALARQIRAFDPFPGGAATLDGAQLKLWAAEPMERSASASAEPGEVLDVSPAGVVVACGEGALRLTQLQKPGGKRLPAREFLAGMPLAAGQRFQLPEAPVA; translated from the coding sequence ATGAGCCACACCCTTCGCGTCATCTTCGCCGGCACGCCGGAATTCGCCGCCGCGGCGCTCGCGGCGATTCACGAAGCGGGCTTTGCCGTGCCGCTCGTCCTCACCCAGCCGGACCGCCCGGCGGGCCGTGGCATGAAGCTCCAGGCAAGCCCGGTCAAGCGCTACGCGCAGGAGCACGGCATAGCCGTTGCCCAACCGCCGTCGCTGCGCCGCACGGGCAAGTATCCGGAGGAAGCCGCCGCGGCGCTTGACCTGCTGCGCGCCACGCCGCACGACGTGATGGTGGTCGCAGCCTACGGGCTGCTGCTGCCGCAGGAAGTGCTGGACATCCCCCCGCACGGCTGCATCAACATTCACGGGTCTATCCTGCCGCGCTGGCGCGGCGCGGCGCCGATTCACCGCGCGATCGAAGCCGGCGACGACGAGACCGGCATCACGCTCATGCAGATGGACGCGGGGCTCGACACCGGCCCGATGATCTCCGAGGTGCGCACGCCAATCGCGCCGGGCGACACCACGGCGACGCTGCACGACCGCCTGGCGCAACTCGGCGCGAAGCTGATCGTGGATGGGCTCGTCGCGCTTGAGCGCGACGGCGCGCTGCCCGCCACGCCGCAGCCGGCAGAGGGCGCGACTTATGCCGAAAAGATCGGGAAGCAGGAAGCGGCGCTCGACTGGCGCCGGCCGGCCATGGCGCTCGCGCGCCAGATTCGCGCGTTCGACCCGTTCCCAGGCGGCGCCGCCACGCTGGACGGCGCGCAACTCAAGCTGTGGGCCGCAGAGCCGATGGAGCGTTCGGCCAGCGCGAGCGCTGAGCCGGGCGAGGTTCTCGATGTGAGCCCGGCGGGCGTGGTGGTGGCCTGCGGCGAGGGCGCGCTGCGCCTCACGCAACTGCAAAAGCCGGGTGGCAAGCGGTTGCCCGCGCGCGAATTCCTGGCCGGCATGCCGCTGGCGGCGGGCCAGCGTTTCCAGTTGCCCGAGGCCCCTGTGGCCTGA
- the rsmB gene encoding 16S rRNA (cytosine(967)-C(5))-methyltransferase RsmB codes for MTFSLSRRPSKPSDGKKRSASPARSHAVHLAPDSLGFALDQAAHAVGAVRAGAALPAALASAFAALPADLATQARGAVQDIAYRTMRRLGTVDWLIRQRVSKAPPPLVANLLACALALLAQDEASAAYTPFTVVDQAVRAVGARRETAFAKGLVNAVLRGFLRERDTALAAAEADETALWNYPRWWIDAVRGAWPTQWQEILTVGNTQGPLTLRVNARRASATEYVQRLAAENIAATQIGEHAVRLAAPLPVDRIPGFLAGDVSVQDAGAQVAAQILDVRDGMRVLDACAAPGGKSGHLLELADIDLIALESDAARAARIGENFARLGFAQDDPTHASRHAKILVGDAGNPAAWHDGELFDRILADVPCSASGIVRRHPDIRWLRRESDIAALAAEQRRIVDALWPLVKPGGELLYVTCSIFPEEGEAQARWFESTHADAVRLDAPGQLLPEAFGAPARGPECGAANEARHDADAKAEVTATDCPVPDRTADHDGFFYARFQKR; via the coding sequence ATGACATTCAGCCTATCCCGGCGACCCAGCAAGCCGTCTGACGGCAAAAAGCGTTCCGCATCGCCGGCGCGCAGCCACGCCGTACATCTGGCCCCTGATTCGCTCGGCTTCGCGCTCGACCAGGCTGCACACGCGGTCGGCGCGGTGCGCGCCGGTGCGGCGCTGCCCGCCGCGCTCGCGAGCGCCTTCGCCGCATTGCCTGCCGATCTCGCGACGCAGGCGCGCGGCGCCGTGCAGGACATTGCGTATCGCACGATGCGGCGGCTCGGCACGGTCGACTGGCTGATCCGGCAACGCGTGAGCAAGGCGCCGCCGCCGCTCGTCGCGAATCTGCTGGCCTGCGCGCTGGCGTTGCTCGCGCAAGACGAGGCGAGCGCCGCCTACACGCCGTTTACGGTCGTCGATCAGGCCGTGCGCGCCGTGGGCGCGCGCCGCGAGACCGCCTTCGCGAAGGGGCTTGTCAATGCAGTGCTGCGCGGCTTTCTGCGCGAGCGGGACACGGCGCTTGCCGCTGCCGAGGCTGATGAAACCGCGCTGTGGAACTATCCGCGCTGGTGGATCGACGCGGTCCGTGGCGCGTGGCCCACGCAGTGGCAGGAAATTCTCACCGTTGGCAACACGCAAGGTCCGCTCACGCTGCGCGTGAACGCGCGCCGTGCGAGCGCCACCGAATACGTCCAACGGCTCGCCGCCGAAAACATCGCCGCCACGCAGATCGGCGAGCACGCCGTGCGCCTTGCCGCGCCGCTGCCCGTGGATCGCATTCCTGGGTTTCTCGCGGGCGACGTGTCCGTGCAGGACGCCGGTGCGCAAGTGGCTGCGCAAATCCTCGACGTGCGCGACGGCATGCGTGTGCTCGACGCATGCGCGGCGCCTGGCGGCAAGAGCGGCCATCTGCTCGAGCTTGCCGACATCGACCTGATCGCGCTGGAGAGCGACGCCGCACGCGCCGCGCGCATCGGCGAGAACTTCGCGCGCCTTGGTTTCGCGCAAGACGATCCCACGCATGCGTCGCGCCACGCAAAGATCTTGGTCGGAGACGCGGGCAATCCCGCCGCGTGGCACGACGGCGAGCTGTTCGATCGCATCCTCGCCGACGTGCCCTGCTCGGCCTCGGGCATCGTGCGCCGCCATCCGGACATCCGCTGGCTGCGCCGCGAGAGCGACATCGCGGCGCTTGCCGCCGAGCAGCGCCGCATCGTCGATGCGCTGTGGCCGCTCGTGAAGCCGGGCGGCGAACTGCTCTACGTGACCTGTTCGATCTTCCCCGAGGAAGGCGAGGCGCAGGCGCGCTGGTTTGAAAGCACCCATGCGGATGCGGTACGATTGGACGCCCCGGGGCAACTGCTGCCCGAGGCGTTCGGCGCGCCGGCCCGGGGGCCAGAATGCGGCGCTGCCAACGAGGCGCGGCACGATGCCGATGCAAAGGCCGAAGTGACGGCAACCGACTGCCCCGTTCCCGATCGCACCGCAGATCACGACGGATTCTTCTACGCGCGCTTTCAGAAACGGTGA
- a CDS encoding DUF4390 domain-containing protein, whose protein sequence is MTIKRFFPLRFAALIWLVLAVVGFVAAAPARADSIAVQRASLQADNNGWSLDARFDFDLNSSLEDAVNKGIPLYFTTDFELTRARWYWFDEQPVSVSQSIRLSFQPLTREYRVSSGGLQLGFSTLADALAVIKHVTSWHVIDRNDVHAGETYTASVRMQLDVALMPKPFQIDAVNNRDWNLASDWKRFNFTVTERAK, encoded by the coding sequence GTGACCATCAAACGCTTCTTCCCGCTGCGGTTCGCGGCCCTGATCTGGCTGGTGCTTGCCGTCGTCGGCTTCGTGGCCGCCGCGCCGGCGCGCGCCGACTCGATCGCGGTGCAGCGCGCGTCGCTCCAGGCCGACAACAACGGCTGGAGCCTCGACGCCCGCTTCGACTTCGACCTCAACAGCAGCCTGGAAGACGCGGTCAACAAAGGCATTCCGCTTTACTTCACCACCGACTTCGAGCTGACGCGCGCGCGCTGGTACTGGTTCGACGAACAGCCGGTGAGCGTTTCGCAAAGCATTCGCCTGTCGTTCCAGCCGCTCACGCGCGAGTACCGCGTCTCAAGCGGCGGCCTGCAGCTCGGCTTCTCGACGCTCGCGGACGCGCTCGCGGTCATCAAGCACGTCACCTCGTGGCACGTGATCGACCGCAACGACGTGCATGCGGGCGAAACGTACACGGCGTCAGTGCGCATGCAACTCGACGTCGCGCTGATGCCCAAGCCGTTCCAGATCGACGCCGTGAACAACCGCGACTGGAATCTCGCTTCCGACTGGAAGCGCTTCAACTTCACGGTGACCGAACGTGCTAAATAA
- the dprA gene encoding DNA-processing protein DprA, whose translation MPTTLPLSPEELAAWLRLALARGLKPAALRALLGAFGLPQNVLAQPFAALAAVAGAQAAHAALAEPRPDFAAQLEALQAWREAPGNALITLADPAYPARLLDMPDPPPLLYAKGRLELLHARAVAVVGSRSATPQAIDDAARFARTLAASGLTVVSGLALGVDGAAHRGALHEHGGTVAVIGTGADLVYPATHHPLATEIAAHGALVSEWPLGTPARSANFPQRNRVIAALVEGVVVIEAAQRSGSLITARLANEMGRDVFALPGSIHAPLTRGCHGLIKQGAQLVESPEEVLDALNIGQPSRAGRALGSRREPRNQKVSVPFDRLQRDAGETLPLALDSPHSEPLRAHHAEARKPPASLAAEARRLLEALGHAPATVEILAQRTDMPEAVLQGTLLQLELAGHLDALPGGWFVRASRRR comes from the coding sequence ATGCCGACGACCTTGCCGCTGTCTCCCGAGGAACTGGCCGCCTGGCTGCGCCTCGCCCTCGCGCGCGGCCTGAAGCCCGCTGCGCTGCGTGCGCTGCTCGGCGCGTTCGGCCTGCCTCAAAACGTGCTGGCCCAGCCGTTCGCCGCACTCGCCGCGGTGGCGGGTGCACAGGCCGCGCACGCCGCACTGGCCGAGCCCCGCCCGGACTTCGCAGCACAGCTCGAAGCGCTGCAGGCCTGGCGCGAGGCGCCTGGCAACGCGCTCATTACGCTCGCCGACCCAGCCTATCCGGCCCGTCTGCTCGACATGCCCGATCCACCGCCGCTGCTCTACGCAAAGGGGCGGCTCGAGCTACTCCACGCACGCGCAGTAGCCGTCGTGGGCAGCCGCAGCGCCACGCCGCAGGCCATCGACGACGCCGCGCGCTTCGCGCGCACACTCGCCGCGTCGGGTCTCACGGTCGTCTCGGGGCTCGCGCTCGGTGTGGACGGCGCCGCGCATCGTGGCGCGCTCCACGAGCATGGCGGCACCGTCGCCGTGATCGGCACCGGCGCGGATCTCGTCTATCCTGCGACGCATCACCCACTCGCCACGGAGATTGCCGCGCACGGCGCGCTCGTCTCCGAATGGCCGCTCGGCACCCCTGCGCGCTCCGCAAACTTTCCGCAGCGCAATCGCGTAATTGCCGCGCTCGTGGAAGGCGTGGTGGTGATCGAGGCCGCACAACGTTCCGGCTCGCTCATCACGGCGCGGCTCGCCAACGAGATGGGGCGCGACGTATTTGCGCTGCCCGGCTCGATCCACGCGCCGCTCACGCGCGGCTGCCACGGGCTCATCAAACAGGGCGCGCAGCTCGTCGAATCGCCCGAAGAAGTACTCGATGCGCTGAACATCGGGCAACCCTCGCGTGCCGGACGCGCGCTCGGGTCGCGGCGGGAACCGCGCAACCAGAAAGTCTCGGTCCCGTTCGATCGCCTACAGCGCGACGCTGGCGAGACTCTGCCGCTGGCGCTCGATAGCCCGCATTCCGAGCCGCTGCGCGCACATCACGCTGAAGCACGAAAGCCGCCCGCCAGCCTTGCCGCCGAGGCCCGGCGCCTGCTCGAAGCGCTGGGACACGCGCCGGCCACGGTTGAAATCCTCGCCCAGCGCACCGACATGCCCGAAGCGGTGCTGCAAGGCACGCTGCTGCAACTCGAACTCGCGGGGCACCTCGATGCCCTGCCCGGAGGCTGGTTCGTGCGGGCCAGTCGTAGGAGGTGA